Genomic DNA from Trypanosoma brucei brucei TREU927 chromosome 9, whole genome shotgun sequence:
tttaATTACGATTGCAACAGGTACGCCATCTTCAGTCACTTCACGTGAATTGGCACCACAACATGGCAACCAGCGAATAAAAAGTTGCAGCTGCCATGGAGCTCCATCAGCGTTGTGACCTACTGCTATGAATGTTGCAATTGTTAAATAAATAGCTACCAACACGTCATCTGTGTAATGGAACCGAGAGGCAACGATGCAATAGTAGCCAAAAATTGCTACCACAGTCACCACAGGACGAAACGACCAATGTACCATTGCCCCATAAATCCAGTGGAACATGAGATGAAGCGTCAGAATCACAGTATGGCCACTGTACATGAGATCACCACAGTGTATGGAACCGGCACCAGCTGTAAGAACAGTAAGTATGACATCTTTCACACGATTTTCTATTTTCGGCGGGTCTTGGCACAGGTCATCGGGATTGGGAAGCGACGTCACTACCATAATAACTGAACGGGAGAGTAGCAGGAGTGCGTATGATGT
This window encodes:
- a CDS encoding phosphatidylcholine:ceramide cholinephosphotransferase 2, putative (similar to Phosphatidylcholine:ceramide cholinephosphotransferase 2 (EC 2.7.-.-)(Sphingomyelin synthase 2). (Swiss-Prot:Q9D4B1) (Mus musculus;)) — its product is MPDPKVTKPLPDLGFEVLHKYPFLFSVADCCIGFLNILSVFTAFKLYLLHRHCVGSGEPELPCNIPGVSRFFLSVWLCKENCRIELRNVHTIAWIRFITSYALLLLSRSVIMVVTSLPNPDDLCQDPPKIENRVKDVILTVLTAGAGSIHCGDLMYSGHTVILTLHLMFHWIYGAMVHWSFRPVVTVVAIFGYYCIVASRFHYTDDVLVAIYLTIATFIAVGHNADGAPWQLQLFIRWLPCCGANSREVTEDGVPVAIVIKNEEMMNFEGKS